In one Flavobacteriales bacterium genomic region, the following are encoded:
- a CDS encoding nucleoside phosphorylase has product MLEPSELVLNPDGSIYHLALRPEQLGDLVLVVGDQGRVERISRHFERVEHRVQNREFIAHTGVYRGAHVTALSTGIGTDNIDIVVNELDALVNIDLAARTAKREHRSLRIIRLGTCGALQEDIPVDSLIVSAFGVGMDNVLHYYAYECTDAEIRLLNNLLAHTDWPENLPLPYVAAGDKALVELLGHGNTTGITFTAGGFYGPQGRQLRLVPSVDGLNERITAFAHEGLRATNFEMETSALYGLGGMLGHRVCTVCAVVANRLRKEYSKDHHAAIDRMIAEVLDRATA; this is encoded by the coding sequence GTGCTAGAGCCCAGCGAGCTGGTCCTGAACCCCGACGGCTCCATCTACCACCTGGCCCTGCGCCCTGAGCAGCTGGGCGACCTGGTGCTCGTGGTGGGCGACCAGGGCCGCGTGGAGCGCATCAGCCGGCATTTCGAGCGCGTCGAGCACCGCGTGCAGAACAGGGAGTTCATCGCGCATACGGGGGTGTACCGCGGCGCGCACGTCACTGCGCTCTCCACGGGCATCGGAACGGACAACATCGACATCGTGGTGAACGAGCTGGACGCGCTGGTGAACATCGACCTCGCCGCCCGCACGGCGAAGCGCGAGCACCGCTCCCTGCGCATCATCCGCCTCGGCACCTGCGGCGCGCTGCAGGAGGACATCCCCGTGGACAGCCTCATCGTGAGCGCCTTCGGCGTGGGGATGGACAACGTGCTGCACTACTACGCCTATGAGTGCACCGATGCGGAGATCCGCCTGCTGAACAACCTGCTGGCGCATACGGATTGGCCGGAGAACCTCCCCCTGCCCTACGTTGCCGCCGGCGATAAGGCGCTGGTGGAACTGCTGGGGCACGGCAACACCACGGGCATCACGTTCACGGCGGGCGGCTTCTACGGCCCGCAAGGGAGGCAGCTGCGGCTGGTGCCGAGCGTCGATGGCCTCAACGAGCGCATCACCGCCTTTGCGCATGAAGGGCTGCGCGCCACCAACTTCGAGATGGAGACCAGCGCCCTCTATGGGCTCGGCGGCATGCTCGGGCACCGGGTGTGCACGGTGTGCGCCGTGGTGGCCAACCGCCTGCGCAAGGAGTACAGCAAGGACCATCACGCCGCCATCGACCGCATGATCGCGGAGGTGCTGGATCGCGCCACGGCATAA
- a CDS encoding thioesterase family protein, translating to MFIHETRVRVRYAETDQMGQMYYGRYAELFEVGRVEALRSLGFPYRRIEDDGVLLPVRDLHVRYHRPVRYDDEVIVRTAIVALPEARITFRYALIDAAGALLTEGETTLVFVDRATRRPCRAPGDLVAALAPHFP from the coding sequence ATGTTCATCCACGAGACCCGCGTGCGCGTCCGGTATGCTGAGACCGATCAGATGGGGCAGATGTACTATGGCCGCTACGCCGAACTGTTCGAAGTGGGGCGCGTGGAGGCCTTGCGCAGCCTGGGCTTTCCGTACCGTCGGATCGAGGATGACGGCGTGCTGCTGCCGGTGCGCGACCTGCACGTGCGCTATCACCGCCCGGTGCGCTATGACGATGAGGTGATCGTCCGCACCGCGATCGTTGCGCTGCCCGAGGCGCGCATCACATTCCGCTACGCGCTGATCGACGCTGCCGGCGCGCTCCTCACGGAAGGCGAGACCACGCTGGTGTTCGTCGACCGCGCCACCCGCCGTCCCTGCCGTGCGCCCGGCGATCTCGTCGCCGCGCTCGCGCCGCACTTCCCGTGA
- a CDS encoding thioesterase family protein, producing MQPAIIPIQIRFADADMAHHVHNGVYLHWFELARMELLRGFIPQGHDWRTQGLILARNEIDYRAPVHLHDRIEAECRPGRIGGKSFDLHYRIVRLDDGARTLCAEGRSVMVCFDYTRNCALEIPEDWRKALSQSDRR from the coding sequence ATGCAGCCTGCCATCATCCCCATCCAGATCCGCTTCGCCGATGCGGACATGGCCCACCACGTCCACAACGGGGTGTACCTGCACTGGTTCGAGCTGGCCCGCATGGAGCTGCTGCGCGGATTCATCCCGCAAGGGCATGATTGGCGCACCCAGGGGCTCATCCTTGCGCGCAATGAGATCGACTATCGGGCACCGGTCCACCTGCATGACCGCATCGAGGCGGAGTGCCGGCCGGGCCGCATCGGCGGGAAGAGCTTCGACCTCCACTACCGCATCGTGCGGCTCGATGACGGGGCACGCACGCTGTGCGCCGAGGGCCGGAGCGTGATGGTCTGCTTCGACTACACGCGGAACTGCGCCTTGGAGATCCCGGAGGATTGGCGCAAGGCGCTGTCACAATCCGATCGACGATGA
- a CDS encoding glycoside hydrolase family 3 N-terminal domain-containing protein, with amino-acid sequence MRRPIIPLLFAAAGLLTAGGAPPATSSAEKPPRHQGVPPFLHAATPWADSVLSTLSLEERIAQLLMVAAYSNKDAKHEAEIEQLVRERNIGGLIFFQGGPVRQARLTNRYQAAAKTPLLLGMDLEWGLAMRLDSTVRFPRQMALGALQDDAMVERMGAEIARQMRRLGVHVSFSPVVDVNNNPANPVINDRSFGEDRENVARKGIAYMRGLQRGGVIATAKHFPGHGDADADSHYTLPLIAHSRTRLDSLELYPFQRLVEEGLSAMMVAHLEVPALDSAKGLPSTLSRPIVSDLLARELGFQGLVFTDALNMKGVANADKPGEIELRALMAGNDVLLFPQDPVKAIARIRQAIDANELDRAVIDHKCLKVLRAKEWAGLNRRPTVALEGLHADLNTSQAAQLRRDLYAGAITVLNDHRGLLPLSDLAKARIASVVIGDSLNNAFQQALRRYADVRALRCDKSMRRDSLMALCRALEPYDQVILSVHRTSWRVKGDFGIPEGAMDIVREIAARKPTILVHFANPYRLARAYGAQLLSSTVVAYEENEDTQDLVAQALFGAIGTSGRLPVTASSFYRAGDGRLMEPLGRMGYAMPEALGLQSLALSGIDDIVLGGIKAQAYPGAQVLVAVDGQVVWNKAYGYSTYSKERSVRTDDLYDLASITKVAGTTLALMKLVDEGRIDLDKPLGHYLTEIEDEHPAYARMGLRDILTHQAGLKPFIPFQNRLMKDGRFKPGVASDSSTATHGLRVAEGLYIREAYRDSLLQWVLDTPLDAKGSYVYSDMGYYLLQEVIERTTGQPLDRYLSAAFYGPLGASTLTYRPYERFAKERIAPTEDDRLFRQRLIQGDVHDPGAAIKGGVAGHAGLFGSANDLAKVMQMLVNDGTYGGVRYLSESVVKEFTKCQFCKPDGAGNRRGLGWDKPARNGKGGPTCECVSYASFGHTGFTGTMAWADPEQRVVYIFLSNRVHPSAATNKLLELGIRTRVQEAVHAAVASRIQPEKVAPRMVSTRP; translated from the coding sequence ATGAGACGACCGATCATACCGCTCCTCTTCGCCGCAGCAGGGCTGCTGACGGCGGGTGGCGCCCCGCCGGCCACTTCATCAGCGGAGAAACCGCCCCGCCACCAGGGCGTGCCGCCGTTCCTCCATGCCGCCACGCCCTGGGCCGACTCGGTGCTGAGCACGCTGTCGCTGGAGGAGCGCATCGCGCAGCTGCTGATGGTGGCGGCATACAGCAACAAGGACGCGAAGCATGAGGCGGAGATCGAGCAGCTCGTGCGCGAGCGCAACATCGGCGGGCTGATCTTCTTCCAAGGGGGGCCGGTCCGACAGGCACGGCTCACCAACAGATACCAAGCGGCGGCAAAGACCCCCCTCCTGCTGGGCATGGACCTGGAGTGGGGCCTCGCCATGCGCCTCGACAGCACTGTGCGCTTCCCCCGCCAGATGGCACTGGGCGCGCTGCAGGACGATGCCATGGTAGAGCGGATGGGCGCTGAGATCGCACGCCAGATGAGGCGGCTCGGGGTGCACGTGAGCTTCAGCCCGGTGGTGGATGTGAACAACAACCCCGCGAACCCGGTGATCAACGACCGGAGCTTCGGGGAGGACCGCGAGAACGTGGCGCGCAAAGGCATCGCGTACATGCGCGGGCTGCAGCGCGGCGGCGTCATCGCCACGGCGAAGCACTTCCCGGGCCATGGCGATGCGGACGCCGACTCCCACTACACCCTTCCGCTCATCGCGCACAGCCGCACCCGGCTCGACTCGCTGGAGCTCTATCCCTTCCAGCGGCTCGTGGAGGAGGGCCTGAGCGCCATGATGGTGGCCCATCTGGAGGTGCCCGCGCTCGACAGCGCCAAGGGCCTGCCGAGCACGCTGAGCCGGCCCATCGTGAGCGACCTGCTCGCGCGCGAGCTCGGCTTCCAGGGCCTGGTGTTCACCGATGCGCTCAACATGAAGGGCGTGGCGAACGCCGACAAGCCGGGCGAGATCGAGCTGCGCGCGCTCATGGCAGGCAACGACGTGCTGCTCTTCCCGCAGGATCCCGTGAAAGCCATCGCCCGCATCCGCCAAGCCATCGACGCCAACGAGCTGGACCGTGCGGTGATCGACCACAAATGCCTGAAGGTGCTCCGCGCCAAGGAGTGGGCGGGACTGAATCGGCGGCCGACGGTTGCGCTGGAAGGGCTCCATGCCGACCTCAATACTTCGCAGGCGGCGCAGCTCCGCCGCGACCTGTATGCCGGCGCCATCACCGTGCTCAACGACCATCGCGGACTGCTGCCGCTGAGCGACCTCGCCAAGGCGCGCATCGCCAGCGTGGTGATCGGCGACAGCCTGAACAACGCCTTCCAGCAGGCCCTGCGGCGCTATGCCGACGTGCGCGCCCTCCGGTGCGACAAATCCATGAGGCGCGACAGCCTGATGGCGCTCTGCCGGGCATTGGAGCCCTACGACCAGGTGATCCTGAGCGTGCATCGCACATCGTGGCGGGTGAAGGGCGACTTCGGAATCCCCGAGGGCGCGATGGACATCGTTCGCGAGATCGCCGCCCGCAAGCCGACCATCCTGGTGCATTTCGCCAATCCCTACCGGCTGGCCCGGGCTTACGGCGCCCAGCTGCTCTCCAGCACCGTGGTGGCCTATGAGGAGAACGAGGATACCCAGGACCTCGTGGCACAGGCCCTGTTCGGCGCCATCGGCACCAGCGGCCGGCTTCCGGTCACCGCCTCCTCCTTCTACCGTGCGGGCGACGGGCGGCTCATGGAGCCCCTCGGCCGCATGGGCTACGCGATGCCCGAGGCGCTCGGCCTGCAAAGCCTTGCCCTCAGCGGCATCGACGACATCGTGCTGGGCGGCATCAAGGCGCAGGCCTACCCCGGCGCGCAGGTGCTGGTGGCGGTGGATGGCCAGGTGGTGTGGAACAAAGCCTATGGGTACAGCACCTACAGCAAGGAGCGCAGCGTGAGGACCGATGACCTCTACGACCTGGCGAGCATCACCAAGGTGGCGGGCACGACACTGGCGCTCATGAAGCTGGTGGATGAGGGGCGGATCGACCTCGACAAGCCGCTCGGCCATTACCTCACCGAGATCGAGGACGAGCACCCCGCGTATGCACGGATGGGCCTACGCGACATCCTCACGCACCAGGCCGGGCTCAAGCCCTTCATCCCCTTCCAGAACCGGTTGATGAAGGATGGACGGTTCAAGCCGGGCGTGGCCAGCGACAGTTCCACGGCCACGCATGGCCTGCGCGTGGCCGAAGGCCTCTACATCCGTGAAGCGTATCGCGACAGCCTGCTGCAGTGGGTGCTGGACACGCCGCTGGATGCGAAGGGCAGCTACGTGTACAGCGACATGGGCTACTACCTCCTGCAGGAGGTGATCGAACGCACCACGGGCCAACCCCTGGACCGGTATCTGAGCGCCGCGTTCTATGGCCCGCTTGGCGCATCCACGCTCACCTACAGGCCCTACGAGCGCTTCGCCAAGGAGCGCATCGCTCCTACGGAGGACGATCGCCTCTTCCGCCAACGGCTGATCCAGGGCGATGTGCATGATCCCGGTGCGGCCATCAAGGGCGGCGTGGCCGGCCATGCAGGGCTCTTCGGCAGTGCCAACGACCTGGCCAAGGTGATGCAGATGCTGGTGAATGACGGCACCTACGGCGGTGTGCGCTACCTGAGCGAATCCGTGGTGAAGGAGTTCACCAAATGCCAGTTCTGCAAGCCCGATGGCGCCGGCAATCGCCGCGGGCTGGGGTGGGACAAGCCCGCGCGCAATGGCAAAGGCGGCCCCACCTGCGAGTGCGTGAGCTATGCGAGCTTCGGCCATACCGGTTTCACGGGCACCATGGCCTGGGCCGACCCCGAACAGCGGGTGGTCTACATCTTCCTCAGCAACCGCGTGCATCCCAGCGCTGCCACCAACAAGCTGCTCGAGCTCGGCATCCGCACCCGGGTGCAGGAGGCGGTGCATGCCGCCGTGGCTTCCCGCATACAGCCCGAGAAGGTGGCGCCCCGCATGGTGAGCACCCGCCCCTGA
- a CDS encoding DUF3667 domain-containing protein — protein MSAGCPNCGSVMAPDAGYCSTCGQAAVGDNTFGHFLHQFLGDYFTFDSKITRSLRPLLFKPGELTLEYIRGRRQRYVPPLRLFIFLSVLFFLVMGSAGASRLDGEDELLREQLFWDNFFASVLPKLFFLFLPLFAGLVHLLHREKGGTFVKPFIFSAHYHSFVFLVFGAYGLISRLLVRWDLVAVNQVLILVLLLWALAHLYLALRRAFRQHSGRQVLSYLALLLLYASMLAGGALGAAWVLA, from the coding sequence ATGAGCGCGGGGTGCCCCAATTGCGGTTCCGTGATGGCTCCGGACGCGGGCTATTGCAGCACCTGCGGGCAGGCAGCGGTGGGCGACAACACCTTCGGCCACTTCCTGCACCAATTCCTGGGCGACTACTTCACATTCGACAGCAAGATCACCCGCAGCCTGAGGCCCTTGCTCTTCAAGCCGGGCGAGCTCACGCTGGAATACATCCGCGGACGGCGCCAGCGCTACGTGCCGCCACTCCGCCTGTTCATCTTCCTCAGCGTGCTCTTCTTCCTGGTGATGGGCAGCGCTGGCGCTTCGCGCCTCGACGGCGAGGATGAGCTCCTGCGCGAGCAGCTGTTCTGGGACAACTTCTTCGCCTCGGTACTGCCGAAGCTCTTCTTCCTCTTCCTGCCCCTGTTCGCCGGCCTGGTGCACCTGCTGCACCGCGAGAAGGGTGGCACCTTCGTGAAGCCGTTCATCTTCTCGGCACACTACCACTCCTTCGTCTTCCTGGTCTTCGGCGCATACGGGCTGATCTCCCGGCTGCTGGTGCGCTGGGACCTCGTGGCAGTGAACCAGGTGCTCATCCTTGTACTGCTCCTGTGGGCGCTGGCGCACCTGTACCTGGCGCTCCGCCGCGCTTTCAGGCAGCACAGCGGCCGGCAGGTGCTCTCCTATCTCGCCTTGCTGCTCCTGTATGCGTCCATGCTCGCAGGCGGAGCGCTGGGGGCGGCATGGGTGCTGGCGTGA
- a CDS encoding T9SS type A sorting domain-containing protein: protein MRYAIALFSSAALLAAHAQVACDVVTPGVLQGSYAHTWAEPGPGSWDTPNLLIPGMRVEAPLVRAFSLGEADSLGCGPLANAAEVAGKVAVLYRGTCDYALKAKYCQDAGAVGVVIINNEEGAPQEMGAGPIGPQVHIPVFQISLVDGTAWMEALGQGTALSVLLGNKDGYYAHDAGIRKKGVVMPPSLGHPQALAANPGEYEVRVGATVHNYGSEPLEAIVLRATVLQAGAYLYDESSSPFALQPGDSLFVELEPFVQDVFQGRYQLAYAVAAAAADAHDLDNFFIVPFEFGDLYTMAPVESVTGHPLSTIGLQPATPNGEYESCVPFRDANASRVAITGVDRYISVTEPLVLAGDMVATRVYEWQDGFSGLSDPGFGFAALTLVHEQFHLLEADQGQAQVQLDFDEPLLLTDGVRYLVCTATGNPEVFFGYNETVHHLANESVYDQPTGAMRNGATWFVGFTGRPTEALGVRMADAATIGMDEPPFAALSVHPNPGNGLFHLVRPGTDAVDIEVRDAAGRLVRRMATAVSRIVLDLAGEPAGVYTVSLSGARGRAVARLVVQ, encoded by the coding sequence ATGAGGTACGCGATCGCCTTGTTCTCCTCCGCAGCGCTGCTCGCGGCGCATGCGCAAGTGGCCTGTGATGTCGTCACCCCGGGGGTGCTGCAAGGCAGCTATGCCCACACCTGGGCGGAACCGGGCCCGGGGTCCTGGGATACGCCCAACCTGCTCATTCCGGGCATGCGGGTGGAGGCGCCGTTGGTGCGTGCCTTCTCGCTGGGCGAAGCCGACAGCCTCGGTTGCGGGCCGCTGGCCAATGCAGCCGAGGTGGCCGGGAAGGTGGCCGTCCTGTACCGGGGCACCTGCGATTACGCGCTGAAGGCCAAGTACTGTCAGGACGCCGGCGCTGTTGGCGTGGTCATCATCAACAACGAGGAAGGCGCACCGCAGGAGATGGGGGCGGGTCCCATCGGCCCGCAGGTGCACATCCCTGTATTCCAGATCAGCCTGGTGGATGGTACTGCGTGGATGGAGGCGCTGGGCCAAGGGACGGCCCTCAGCGTGCTGCTCGGGAACAAGGACGGCTACTATGCGCACGATGCCGGCATCCGCAAGAAGGGCGTGGTCATGCCGCCGAGCCTGGGGCACCCGCAGGCATTGGCAGCCAATCCGGGCGAGTACGAGGTGCGGGTGGGCGCCACGGTGCACAACTATGGATCGGAGCCGCTGGAGGCCATCGTGCTCCGCGCCACCGTGCTCCAGGCGGGCGCGTACCTCTACGACGAATCATCATCGCCCTTCGCGCTGCAGCCGGGCGACAGCCTCTTCGTGGAACTGGAACCCTTCGTTCAGGATGTCTTCCAAGGGCGCTATCAGCTGGCTTATGCGGTGGCGGCGGCCGCGGCGGATGCGCATGACCTCGACAACTTCTTCATCGTACCCTTCGAGTTCGGCGACCTTTACACCATGGCGCCGGTGGAGTCCGTGACCGGCCATCCCCTCTCCACAATCGGCCTGCAGCCCGCCACGCCGAACGGTGAGTACGAGAGCTGCGTGCCTTTCCGCGATGCGAATGCCTCGCGCGTCGCCATCACGGGCGTTGACCGCTACATCTCCGTAACCGAGCCGCTGGTACTCGCGGGCGATATGGTGGCGACCCGGGTGTATGAGTGGCAGGATGGCTTCTCCGGGCTTAGCGACCCCGGCTTCGGCTTCGCCGCGCTCACCTTGGTGCATGAGCAATTCCATCTCCTTGAAGCGGACCAGGGCCAGGCGCAGGTGCAGCTCGATTTCGACGAGCCCCTGCTGCTCACCGATGGGGTGCGGTACCTCGTCTGCACAGCAACCGGGAATCCGGAGGTCTTCTTCGGCTACAACGAGACCGTGCATCACCTGGCCAATGAGAGCGTCTATGATCAGCCCACCGGCGCCATGCGGAACGGTGCCACCTGGTTCGTGGGCTTCACGGGCCGCCCTACCGAGGCGCTCGGCGTGCGCATGGCCGATGCCGCAACCATCGGCATGGATGAGCCGCCCTTCGCGGCACTCTCGGTGCACCCCAATCCGGGCAACGGACTCTTCCACCTGGTACGGCCCGGAACGGATGCCGTCGACATCGAGGTGAGGGATGCCGCTGGCCGGCTGGTGCGCCGCATGGCGACGGCGGTGAGCCGTATTGTGCTGGACCTCGCCGGTGAACCGGCGGGCGTATACACGGTGAGCCTGAGCGGCGCGCGCGGCAGGGCCGTGGCCCGGCTGGTGGTGCAGTGA
- a CDS encoding DUF4197 domain-containing protein — MGASLSMLMSCSPQDFQSVLGTAGAPPALTNDEVIAGLKEALRLGTERTVGRVGATDGFWSNALIRIPFPQEAINVKNTLTDLGITKPVEDFERTLNTAAERASKEAVPVFVDAITSMSIADGFAILRGGERAATDYLREKTSGALRARFTPVVQRATQEVALTSHWQPVATAYNAATLLTGGKAVNPDLNAYVTDKALDGLFAVLAQEEKRIRQDPVARTTALLQKVFGTP, encoded by the coding sequence ATGGGCGCATCCCTGAGCATGCTCATGAGCTGCTCGCCTCAGGACTTCCAAAGCGTCCTGGGAACCGCCGGCGCCCCTCCCGCCCTCACCAACGATGAGGTGATCGCCGGCCTCAAGGAAGCCTTGCGCCTGGGCACGGAGCGGACCGTGGGCAGGGTGGGCGCGACGGACGGCTTCTGGAGCAACGCCCTCATCCGCATCCCCTTCCCGCAGGAGGCGATCAACGTGAAGAACACGCTCACGGACCTGGGCATCACCAAGCCCGTGGAGGACTTCGAGCGCACGCTGAACACCGCCGCCGAGCGCGCGAGCAAGGAGGCCGTGCCCGTTTTCGTGGACGCCATCACCTCCATGAGCATCGCCGACGGCTTCGCGATCCTGCGCGGGGGGGAGCGCGCCGCCACGGACTACCTGCGCGAGAAGACGAGCGGCGCGCTGCGCGCCAGGTTCACACCGGTGGTGCAGCGCGCGACGCAAGAGGTGGCCCTGACCAGCCATTGGCAGCCGGTGGCAACGGCCTACAATGCGGCCACGCTCCTCACCGGCGGCAAGGCCGTGAACCCGGACCTGAACGCCTATGTGACCGACAAGGCGCTCGATGGCCTCTTCGCCGTGCTCGCACAGGAGGAGAAGCGCATCCGCCAGGATCCCGTGGCCCGCACCACGGCGCTGCTGCAGAAGGTCTTCGGCACGCCTTGA
- the dnaA gene encoding chromosomal replication initiator protein DnaA, protein MKKDPEKTWERCLAVIRDNVNPQSFKTWFEPIKALKLADNVLTIQVPSQFFYEWLEEHYIGLLKKIIRKELGADGRLEYSIIMENSFQSAHPYTVKVPTSNARETKNPPVSLPIDVANSPIKNPFVIPGLRKIKVESHLNPNYSFENFIEGDCNRLARSAGYAVAQKPGGTAFNPLLIYGGVGLGKTHLAHAIGIEIKKHHPEKTILYVPAEKFTQQFIEAVKNNTTGDFTQFYQMMDVLIIDDVQFLAGKEKTQDVFFHVFNHLHQSGKQLVITSDKAPVEMAGMEQRLLSRFKWGLSADLQTPGLETRIAILEKKMYAEGIDLPKEVVEYLAYSITTNIRELEGAMISLIAQSSLNKKAVNLELAKQMIDKFVKNTAREVSIDYIQKVVCDYFDLPIELLKSKTRKREVVQARQIAMYFAKKMTKSSLANIGAHCGGKDHATVLHACRTVNNLQETDKQFRGYLEDLEKKLSLH, encoded by the coding sequence ATGAAGAAGGATCCCGAGAAGACCTGGGAACGTTGCCTGGCGGTGATCAGGGACAACGTGAACCCGCAGAGCTTCAAGACATGGTTCGAGCCGATCAAGGCACTGAAGCTGGCGGACAATGTCCTCACCATCCAGGTGCCCTCGCAGTTCTTCTATGAATGGCTGGAGGAGCATTACATCGGCCTGCTGAAGAAGATCATCCGCAAGGAGCTGGGCGCCGATGGCCGGCTGGAGTACTCCATCATCATGGAGAACAGCTTCCAGAGCGCCCATCCCTACACCGTGAAGGTGCCCACGAGCAATGCGCGGGAGACCAAGAACCCGCCCGTGTCCCTGCCGATCGATGTGGCGAACAGCCCGATCAAGAACCCGTTCGTCATCCCCGGCCTGCGCAAGATCAAGGTCGAGAGCCACCTGAACCCGAACTACTCCTTCGAGAACTTCATCGAAGGGGACTGCAACCGGTTGGCCCGCAGTGCCGGATACGCCGTGGCCCAGAAGCCCGGAGGCACCGCCTTCAACCCGTTGCTGATCTACGGCGGGGTCGGCCTCGGCAAGACGCACCTGGCGCATGCGATCGGCATCGAGATCAAGAAGCACCATCCGGAGAAGACGATCCTCTACGTCCCCGCCGAGAAGTTCACCCAGCAGTTCATCGAGGCGGTGAAGAACAACACCACCGGCGACTTCACGCAGTTCTACCAGATGATGGACGTGCTCATCATCGATGACGTGCAGTTCCTCGCCGGCAAGGAGAAGACGCAGGATGTGTTCTTCCATGTCTTCAACCACCTCCATCAGAGCGGCAAGCAGCTGGTGATCACCAGCGACAAGGCCCCCGTGGAGATGGCCGGCATGGAGCAGCGACTGCTCTCGCGCTTCAAGTGGGGCCTGAGCGCCGACCTGCAGACGCCCGGCCTCGAGACGCGCATCGCCATCCTGGAGAAGAAGATGTACGCCGAGGGCATCGACCTGCCGAAGGAGGTGGTCGAATACCTCGCCTACAGCATCACCACGAACATCCGCGAACTGGAGGGCGCGATGATCAGCCTCATCGCCCAGAGCTCCCTGAACAAGAAGGCGGTGAACCTGGAGCTCGCCAAGCAGATGATCGACAAGTTCGTGAAGAACACCGCGCGCGAGGTGTCGATCGACTACATCCAGAAGGTGGTGTGCGATTACTTCGACCTGCCGATCGAACTGCTCAAGAGCAAGACGCGCAAGCGCGAGGTGGTGCAGGCGCGCCAGATCGCGATGTACTTCGCGAAGAAGATGACCAAGAGCTCGCTGGCCAACATCGGCGCCCACTGCGGCGGGAAGGACCACGCCACCGTGCTGCACGCCTGCCGGACGGTTAACAACCTGCAGGAGACCGACAAGCAGTTCCGCGGCTACCTCGAGGACCTGGAGAAGAAGCTGAGCCTGCATTGA
- a CDS encoding transglutaminase-like domain-containing protein, with the protein MSHNEIRALITLIDDPDETIYTQVRERIVQMGDDIVPELERAWETDDLGDLFRNRIEDLLHTIHLSRVTDRLVAWKAGGCEDLLEGALIISRYRYPDMDEQKVKARLAAIRQDIWLELNDHLTAFEKVRVFNHIFFQVHGFKGNKRNYHAPQNSYINEVLDSRKGNPLSLAIIYQVLAEDLGLPLRGVNLPNHFVLAYLDEESIGGADAGQQGEESVLFYVNAFSQGDILGRNEIIEFLAKLKIEPRPGFFTPCTNLDIIRRQLNNLANSFQKMGDSERAADLEKLRDLLGRSEEA; encoded by the coding sequence ATGAGCCACAACGAGATCCGTGCGCTGATCACCTTGATCGACGATCCCGACGAGACCATCTACACCCAGGTGCGCGAGCGCATCGTGCAGATGGGCGACGACATCGTGCCCGAGCTGGAGCGCGCCTGGGAGACCGACGACCTGGGCGACCTCTTCCGCAACCGCATCGAGGACCTGCTGCACACCATCCACCTGAGCCGTGTGACGGACCGCCTGGTGGCGTGGAAGGCCGGCGGCTGCGAGGACCTGCTGGAAGGGGCGCTCATCATCAGCCGGTACCGCTACCCCGACATGGACGAGCAGAAGGTGAAGGCGCGGCTGGCCGCTATCAGGCAGGACATCTGGCTGGAGCTGAACGACCACCTCACCGCCTTCGAGAAGGTGCGCGTGTTCAATCACATCTTCTTCCAGGTGCACGGCTTCAAGGGGAACAAGCGCAACTACCACGCCCCGCAGAACAGCTACATCAACGAGGTGCTCGACAGCCGCAAGGGCAATCCGCTCTCGCTGGCCATCATCTACCAGGTGCTCGCCGAGGACCTGGGCCTGCCCCTGCGCGGGGTGAACCTGCCCAACCACTTCGTGCTCGCCTACCTCGATGAGGAGAGCATCGGCGGCGCCGATGCCGGCCAGCAGGGCGAGGAGAGCGTGCTCTTCTACGTCAACGCCTTCAGCCAGGGCGACATCCTGGGACGCAACGAGATCATCGAGTTCCTCGCCAAGCTGAAGATCGAGCCGCGACCGGGCTTCTTCACGCCCTGCACCAACCTCGACATCATCCGCAGGCAGCTGAACAACCTGGCGAACAGCTTCCAGAAGATGGGCGACAGCGAGCGCGCCGCCGACCTGGAGAAGCTGCGGGACCTGCTCGGCCGATCGGAGGAGGCCTGA